The Azospirillum baldaniorum genome contains a region encoding:
- a CDS encoding HAD family hydrolase, with protein sequence MIDTIAFDGDDTLWHNESLFSMTQDRFRALLANHLADPADIDRRLLQAERENLRVYGYGIKGFVLSMIETAVDLTDGRIGGRDIQSLVEFGKAMLEHPVDLLDGVQEVVEGLAGRYRLLLVTKGDLFDQESKIARSGLAGRFDAIEIVSEKDPATYRRLLDRHGVDPARFVMVGNSVRSDILPVLAVGGHAVHVPYHVTWAHEVAEPPTENYRRIDSLHGLPPLLAAW encoded by the coding sequence ATGATCGACACCATCGCCTTCGACGGCGACGACACGCTGTGGCACAACGAATCCCTGTTCTCGATGACGCAGGACCGCTTCCGCGCGCTGCTCGCCAACCATCTGGCCGACCCGGCGGACATCGACCGGCGGCTGCTGCAGGCCGAGCGCGAGAACCTCCGCGTCTACGGCTACGGCATCAAGGGCTTCGTCCTGTCGATGATCGAGACGGCGGTGGACCTGACCGACGGGCGCATCGGCGGGCGGGACATCCAGAGCCTCGTCGAGTTCGGCAAGGCCATGCTGGAGCACCCGGTCGACCTGCTCGACGGGGTGCAGGAGGTGGTGGAAGGGCTGGCCGGGCGCTACCGGCTGCTGCTCGTCACCAAGGGCGACCTGTTCGACCAGGAAAGCAAGATCGCCCGCTCCGGCCTCGCCGGGCGCTTCGACGCCATCGAGATCGTCAGCGAGAAGGACCCGGCCACCTACCGCCGCCTGCTCGACCGCCACGGGGTGGACCCGGCGCGCTTCGTCATGGTGGGCAATTCCGTGCGGTCGGACATCCTGCCGGTGCTGGCCGTGGGCGGCCACGCCGTCCATGTGCCCTACCACGTCACCTGGGCGCACGAGGTGGCCGAGCCGCCCACCGAGAACTACCGCCGCATCGACAGCCTGCACGGCCTGCCGCCGCTGCTCGCCGCCTGGTGA
- a CDS encoding DUF1127 domain-containing protein: MAIALRTAPAGRTLRPAPVAYVLDSVLDTFALWRQRTITRRELARLDDRMLHDIGISQIDVEGEISKPFWKA, encoded by the coding sequence ATGGCAATCGCTCTGCGCACGGCCCCCGCCGGCCGTACCCTGCGCCCTGCTCCGGTGGCGTATGTGCTGGACAGCGTTCTGGACACGTTCGCCCTGTGGCGGCAGCGCACCATCACCCGCCGCGAGCTGGCTCGGCTGGACGACCGGATGCTGCACGACATCGGCATTTCCCAGATCGACGTCGAAGGCGAAATCAGCAAGCCGTTCTGGAAGGCGTAA